One window of Triticum dicoccoides isolate Atlit2015 ecotype Zavitan chromosome 5A, WEW_v2.0, whole genome shotgun sequence genomic DNA carries:
- the LOC119304293 gene encoding pre-mRNA-splicing factor ATP-dependent RNA helicase DEAH1-like has translation LHLCWKVEFCITLTTPLLNSCFVLILLFQLHRFVFDDQIDFVKSSVIEGTQFEDDSDQETIDAKDILKRELQDERKTLPIYKFRDELLKAVDEYQVIVIVGETGSGKTTQIPQYLHEAGYTARGKVACTQPRRVAAMSVAARVSQEMGVKLGHEVGYSIRFEDCTSEKTMIKYMTDGMLLREFLGEPDLAGYSVVMVDEAHERTLSTDILFGLVKDIARFRPDLKLLISSATLGAEKFSDYFDSTPIFKIPGRRYPVEVHYTKAPEAYYIDAAIVTILQIHVTQPPSDILVFLTGQEEIETVDEILKHKTRGLGTKIPELNICPIYANLPTELQAKIFETTPEGSRKVVLATNIAETSLTIDGIKYVIDPGFCKIKSYNPRTGMESLLINPISKASANQRAGRSGRTGPGKCFRLYTSYNYMHDLEDNTVPEIQRTNLANVVLTLKSLGIHDLVNFDFMDPPPSEALLKALEQLFALSALNSRGELTKTGRRMAEFPLDPMLSKMIVASEKYKCSDEVMSIASMLSIGNSIFYRPKDKQVHADNARLNFHTGNVGDHIALLNVYNSWRETDFSTQWCYENYIQVRSMKRARDIRDQLEGLMERVEIEVCSNASDLDAIKKAITSGFFHHSARLQKNGSYRTVKNPQTVFIHPSSGLAQLLPRWVIYHELVLATKEYMRQVTELKPEWLVEIAPHYYQLKDVDDAGSKKLPKGQGRAAL, from the exons TTGCACCTTTGTTGGAAAGTTGAATTTTGTATAACCTTGACCACACCGTTGTTGAACAGTTGTTTTGTACTCATATTACTTTTTCAACTTCATAGGTTTGTATTTGATGATCAAATTGATTTTGTTAAATCATCGGTCATAGAAGGAACACAG TTTGAAGATGATTCAGACCAAGAGACCATCGATGCAAAAGATATTCTAAAAAGGGAGCTCCAG GATGAGCGGAAAACCCTTCCAATCTACAAATTCAGAGATGAACTGCTCAAGGCTGTTGATGAATATCAG GTTATTGTCATAGTGGGAGAAACCGGCTCTGGTAAAACGACGCAAATACCTCAATATCTTCATGAAGCTGGATATACAGCAAGAGGAAAG GTTGCTTGTACACAACCTCGTCGAGTGGCAGCCATGAGCGTTGCAGCTAGGGTGTCTCAAGAGATGGGTGTTAAATTGGGACACGAG GTTGGTTACTCCATAAGGTTTGAGGATTGTACCTCAGAGAAAACAATGATTAAATACATGACTGATGGAATGCTTTTGAGGGAGTTTCTTGGAGAACCAGATTTGGCTGGCTATAG TGTTGTCATGGTTGATGAGGCTCATGAGCGCACGCTGTCTACTGATATCTTGTTTGGTTTGGTTAAG GACATTGCTAGGTTTCGTCCAGACCTGAAGTTGCTCATTTCAAGTGCAACCCTTGGCGCAGAAAAATTTAGCGACTACTTTGATTCAACTCCTATTTTCAAGATTCCTGGGAGGCGATACCCTGTTGAAGTACATTATACAAAAGCTCCAGAAGCATATTACATTGATGCTGCCATTGTCACTATTTTACAGATACATGTGACACAACCCCCTAGTGATATCCTAGTGTTCCTTACAGGACAGGAAGAAATTGAAACTGTTGATGAGATCCTGAAACACAAAACAAGGGGTTTAGGCACAAAGATTCCAGAGCTAAATATATGCCCTATTTATGCAAATCTGCCTACTGAACTTCAAGCAAAGATCTTTGAGACAACCCCTGAAGGTTCTCGGAAAGTGGTCCTGGCCACTAATATAGCAGAGACTTCATTAACCATTGATGGTATAAAATATGTTATTGACCCAGGTTTTTGCAAGATCAAGTCATATAACCCTCGTACAGGGATGGAATCCCTGCTTATCAATCCCATCTCAAAGGCATCAGCAAACCAGAGGGCAGGAAGATCTGGACGGACAGGACCAGGAAAATGTTTCCGTCTGTACACAAGTTATAACTACATGCATGATCTTGAGGACAATACTGTTCCAGAGATACAAAGAACCAACCTTGCAAATGTTGTTCTTACACTTAAGAGTCTTGGTATTCATGACTTGGTTAATTTTGATTTTATGGACCCACCTCCTTCAGAGGCCTTGTTGAAGGCCCTGGAACAACTTTTTGCTCTTAGTGCACTCAACAGTCGTGGAGAGTTGACCAAGACTGGAAGACGAATGGCAGAGTTTCCACTAGATCCTATGCTGTCAAAGATGATAGTAGCTTCAGAGAAATATAAGTGTTCTGATGAGGTCATGTCCATTGCGTCAATGCTGTCGATCGGCAATTCTATATTCTACCGTCCGAAGGACAAACAGGTTCATGCAGATAATGCAAGGTTGAACTTCCACACTGGGAACGTTGGGGACCACATAGCCTTACTCAAT GTCTATAACTCATGGAGAGAAACAGACTTCTCGACTCAATGGTGTTATGAAAATTATATCCAG GTCCGCAGCATGAAGAGAGCAAGAGACATTCGAGATCAACTGGAGGGACTTATGGAGAGAGTTGAGATTGAGGTCTGTTCAAATGCCAGTGACTTGGATGCTATTAAAAAGGCTATAACATCCG GTTTCTTCCACCATTCTGCACGGTTGCAGAAGAATGGTTCATATAGAACTGTCAAGAACCCTCAGACGGTCTTTATCCACCCTAGTTCAGGATTAGCACAG CTACTTCCTCGTTGGGTAATATACCACGAACTAGTTCTCGCGACAAAAGAGTACATGCGCCAG gtgACGGAACTGAAGCCCGAATGGCTGGTGGAAATTGCTCCGCACTACTACCAACTAAAAGATGTGGACGACG CTGGTTCAAAGAAGCTGCCCAAGGGCCAAGGACGAGCTGCATTGTAG